Within the Pseudomonas orientalis genome, the region ACCAGGTAAACCGCGTCCATCAGTTCGCCGTAGATATCCAACTGAACCTGGTCGAACGCTTCATTGCCGACGCGCACCGGCTGTGCGCCGCCATGACCACTGAGGTGATCCAGGGTGGTTTCCGGCAGCTCCTGGCGGCCATCGATGCCGTACAGGATGTTGATTTTGGTCGGCTGGCCGCAGCAGTCGCTGACCCGCCCCTTGAGCCAGCGCATGTAGGCGTTGGCTTCCTCGACAAAACCCAGGCGCATGAACGCGTAGACGGTAAACGAAGCGTCGCGGATCCAGGTGTAGCGGTAGTCCCAATTGCGCTCGCCGCCGGGCGTCTCGGGCAAGCCGAAGGTCGCGGCGGCGATGATGGCGCCGTGTTTGCGTGAGGTCAGCAGCTTCAGCGCGAGGGCCGAGCGGTTGACCATTTCACGCCAGCGTCCGCGGTAGTTCGATTGACTGATCCAACTGCGCCAGAACTTCAAGGTGCGTTCCAGGTAGAGCTCGGTGCAGGCGTTCGTCACGCGTGGATCGTCCTGGCCGCCGAGGACGAACTCGGCGCTCTCGTCCTGGGCCAGGGTGAAGCTGGCCGTGGCCACATGTTCGTCGAGGGTCAATGGGTGGCTGCCCGCCAGCCGCAGTCCGGGCTGACCGTCCGCGTTGAACAACACGCCTTGATCGACCGCCTTGGCGTGGGTCTTGGCGCGGGCATAGTCATGGCGCACGGCGCAGCGCAGATGGAACGTCGCCGTGCCGCTGACCACTCGCACGCGGCGGATCAATAAAGGTAGATCATCGACCTCTTCGCTGACGGCCAGCAAATCAGTGATTTCCACCACCGCCGCATCGCTGAGCCAGCGGGTTTGCAGCACATTGGTGTCGGGCAGGTAGATCTGCTCGCGGCGTGCATTGGGCAAGTCCGGGGTGAGCTGGAAGGTGCCGGCCTCGGGGCTGTCGAGCAACGCGCAAAAGATCGATGGACTGTCGAATTCCGGCCAGCAGAAAAAATCGATACTGCCCTGGTCATTCACCAACGCCGCGCTGCGCATGTCGCCGATGATGCCGTGGGCATCGATGGCACTTTGTGGTTCGTTTTTCAAATCAACCATTGCCACGAAACTCCGGATAAAGGCTCATGCCGCCATCGATGAACAGCGTGCTGCCGACCACGTAATCGGACGCGTCGCTGGCCAGCCACACCACCGCATTCGCCACATCTTGCACATCGCCGACGCGGCCATAGGGAATCAACTTGAGCAGCTCCTGTTCGGCGGCGCCTTCAGTGGCAGCACGGTTGATCGCCGTGCGAATCGCCCCCGGCGCAATCCCGTTGATGCGAATGCGCTGCTCGCTGACTTCCTGGGCGAGGGTGCGCATCAGCATCTCCACACCGCCCTTGGACGCTGCGTAATTCACGTGCCCGGCCCAGGGAATCACCTGGTGCACCGAACTCATGTGGATGATCTTGCCGGCTGCGCGGGACACGCCCTCACGCACGCCCTGGCGGTTGAAAATCCGCACGGCGGCGCGCGCGCAGAGAAATTGGCCGGTGAGGTTGACGCCGATCACGGTGTTCCAGTCCTCCAGGCTCATGTCGACCAGGTTGGCGTCTTTCTGCAGGCCGGAGTTGGCGACGAGAATATCCAGGTGGCCGAAGGCGTCGAGGGTCTGGGCGAACAGGCGTTCGACGTCGGCTTCTTTCGACACATCGCCAGCAAGAGCAATGGCTTGGCCGCCATTGGCATTGATCTGTGCCGCCAGCGCCTCGGCCGGTGCCGCCTGGGAATTGTAGTTAAGCACCACGGCTGCTCCGGCTTCGGCCAGCGCCTTGGCGGCGCCTGCGCCGATACCGGAACTGGCGCCGGTGACCAGGGCCACTTGTTGATCCAACGAGAGTTGCATGGACTGCCCGCCTTTACTGTGTGAGTTCAGTTAGCTGACTGGCAGGGCAGCGCACAAGTTCAGCTTCGAGCATTACGACGAGTTGTTCGGAACCCGTAAGCGCTGCCTGAGGAATCGTCAACTGGCCGAAGACCTGGCCCACGACACCTTTGTGCGTACGGACCAGCGTCGGGTTCTGAGCCTGCGATTTGCATTGTGCTGTGGTGGGAAAATTTCGCGGTTCGCTCTTCATCTGTCACGACCTCCTTCCTACCCGCATTCAGAAGTTTTCAACACGTCGAGGAACCCAATGCCATGGCTTTGCCACACAGCAAATGCCTGCTGGTGCAGACCTGCGCCACGGTTTATTGATCGCTGGCACGGCTGCAGCAGCAAGGCACCGCCCTAACTCAGAACTGGAGCACCACATGTCGGTATCCGCATCCAATCAAGCGTACACCCCATCGACGGACAACTTCGCGCAACCCTCTGCGGGCGCGCAGGCCAGCCCTGCGGCCAAGGCAGCAGGCGCGGCGGGCCCGAGTTTCGAGCCATCGGCGAGTCAGTCCGGCCCGGTTTTCGATAGCGCAACGCAGTCTTCGAAATCCGCCTTCAATCCAGGCCCACCTCCACGGCCCAACCCCACGCTGCCGGACCCTTACTACGGCAAGCAGAGCAACGAGGTACTGGCTCAGGGGCTGTTGAATAAATACAACGCCTTCAAACCCTGGTACGCCCCGACCGTTACGCCTGAGCATCTCAATAACCTGGCAGGTCGGCCCCTGACCGGTAACCCGGAGCGCGATTCGAATATCAGGCTGGCCAGGGAGTTGCTCAAGCGCCCAGGCTTGACGCAAGCCCTGGATCGAAATAGCGGAACGGGGGCTTTGGATCAGTCCCTGTCCAAGGACGACATCAGTAAATTCATTCTTTCGTCCAATCCACTGAAGCTTCAGGACGACAAGCAACTTGCCCAGAATGTCCTGAATAACTTCAACGCGTTGAAAGGGCCGTGGTGGAGCGCCGACAGAAACGCCATCGATGTCAATACGTTTGCAAAGTACGCCTCGCGCCCGCTGTATGGTCATGGGCCAACCGACAGCATTACCCAACTGTCGAGGGAAATCATGAATCGTTCGGAGCTCAAGGGCTCGATGGACAACGTTTTCGGGTTCCTGCGCGACGGCAAGATCACTCGAGACGACCTGTATCGGCTTCTGCGCTAAGACCTGGCCCTATTGCGTTGCATCGGCTGGCGGATTCGCAGCCGCGAAATCACCCGTCGGTGATACGGGAACCATTTGCAAGGATTTACCACGAAGAGAGCATCCATCGGTCTGCCCGTGGATGCCTTCGTCTACTGGAACAGGTAATGGCCTATGAATTCGACATCATTTGAACCTCGCCAGTCTCACTCCCAGTACGCTGTTGCAAGCCTGCCTGCCCCGGAAACTATGGAACGAAGCCCTGGCAAATCTCAAGCCAAGGGGCTCAACCTCACGTCTTCGCCGAAGTTCAGTTTCAAGGCGCCTACGACCGAAGACTTCGACAGGGGCTCGCGAGCGACAGCAGAAGGACCGGCTCCCCGGTCTGCGCTGTCCTTGCTCGAAACGCTCTGGAGCAAATTATTACGTCGGCCATGACCGGCCGGCCTGGCCCGTTACAAACGCTCAAGTTTTACCCCGCCCATGCCCAGGACTTGTCGGAACCATTGGTTTCAGGTTGCCACACATCCGTTGCCTGTCTCGTGCTGACAGTCGACGCGAGTTTGAAGACTGGGCACTCCAGGTTCAGTTAATGGAATCTAAATAGGGTGGGAATGAACATGACGAACGGGATTACTCCAGGCTATGGAATACCTTTAATACCGAATCAGGGGCCTGCGCCGGCCAGTGGTGGTTACACGCGGCTCAGCGTCGTCGACAAGGCGATCGGTACTCAGCAACCGCAGGCAACGAACTCAGGTTTTGTCTCGAACAGCTTGATGGTCAATGGCGCCAGCCGGCATTTCGACGGTCAGGGCTTGTATGGCGGAATGTCGAATGTGGGAAACCCCTATACCAGCTCGGATGATCACCTGCTGGCGACAGACCTGAACAGCAACTTTGCCATGCTCGATAAGTTCAAGACAGATGGTCATCTGACCCAGAGTGGGCTGCAAAAAATTGCCGGTGAGGATGTGCACAAAAGCAGCGTCTCCGAACGCACCATCATGTTGGCCAGGGAGATACTCAACCGCCCCAGGCTCAACGAAGCGATTCTGGTGGATGGCGGTAAAATCACGCCTGAAAGCTTGGCCAAGGCTTCCGCACTGCTCACAGGTAACACCAGTCCCAATACTCAAAGTGCAGACCCGTTCCATAGCATGTCCAATGCCCAGGTCGTTACTGCATTCAGGGGCATGTTCGATCAACTGCGCGATAAATCGGAAGATTTCGCCTGGCCTTTCGATAAACATAGATTTGTGAAAACAGACACGCTTGTTGAAATGAGCAAGGATCCTGACGAACTGGACAGTAAAGGTAATGTCGTGCGGGACCCGGCCAACGGTTTCCCCAAAAAGAAATACAGCGAACAGCAGGTGTATCTGGCCAAGAACATTGTTGAAAGACCGGGCCTGCTTGATTCGCTGGACGGCTATAAGGCAAATGGCTACGAACTCACTGGAAGCCGTAACAACGATGGCTGGCTGAAGAACTACAGCATCGATCGATGGTTGGAAAACGATAAGAAAGAAAAGGGCAACTGAAGGCGCCGCAGATGCATGAGCGGGTTGTATGAATCAAGCCGCTCATACAAACGGGTTTATACGCGCAATATTTTCCCGCTGATTGCCACCGCCGCCAGCAACCCACCGATCAGCAGGAAGGCGGTTGCCACGCTGCTGCCATGGGCAATGAACCCGATCACTGCCGGCCCTGCCAATATGCCTGCATAGCCCAGCGTGGTAATGGCGGGTACGGCAATGTGTTCTGGCATCACGTTCTGCCTGCCGACGGCGGTGTACAGCACCGGGACGATATTGGAGCAGCCGGCGCCCACCAGCGCGTACCCGAGCAGCGCCATTTCCCAGGCAGGGGAGAGCGTCGCCAGGAACACACCGGCCGCGGCCAGCGTGCCACCGGCCACGATCACCCGGGTTGCACCCAAGCGCCGCACAATCATGTCGCCGGTCAAGCGCCCTGCGGTCATGGTCAGGGCGAAGGCCGCGTAGCCCAGGCCTGCATACGCCGGGTCCACGCCACGCTCGGCGCTGAGGAACACCGCGCTCCAGTCCAGTACCGCGCCTTCGGCCAGGAACACGATGAAACACAAGCAGCCGATAAACAGCACCACGCCGTGAGGAATGGCAAACGCCGGCCCCGAGCTTTCACTGCCGTAGGGCAGCAAATGCGGCGCGGCCTTGAGCAGCGCCACTACCATGATGACGATCACCACCAGGGTTGCCTGCAACGGCGACAGGCCCAGCCCCAGCAAGCCGGAGACGCCCGCCGCGCCGACAATGCCGCCCAGGCTGAACAAGCCGTGGAAGCCCGACATCATGGTTTTCCCGCTGGCGCGTTCAACAATCACCGCTTGAAGGTTGACGGTCGAATCCACGGTACCCAGGCCGGCGCCAAACAGAAACAACCCCGCCATCAATAGCGGAATCGAACTCACGGTGGCCAGCATCGGCAGCGCCAGGCAGATCATGATCGTGCCGGCCGTCAACACCCGCCGGCAGCCGAAGCGCGACGCCAGCACCCCCGCCACGGGCATGGCTAGGATCGAGCCTACCCCCAGGCACAACAACAACAGACCAAGCGTGCCCTCGTTGAGTTGCGCGCGCGCCTTGGCGTACGGCACCAGCGGCGCCCAGGCCGCGATGCCGAAGCCTGCAATGAAAAAAGCGATACGGGTCGACATTTGCTCCAGCCGCCCGGGAACCACGGGGGCGGAAGTGGGAATGGCAGTCATGAATAATCCTTGGTATTGCGTTCAACGAACGATGTCCAGCGCGACATCCTGGCATATCAGTCCTCGTCGAGCGAGTGGGGTTCCCCCTGGGACCATAGTTGGACTTGATAAAGACACTTCCATTCTCGCCGTACGAATCTTCTGTTTTATTTTCAAAGGGCCGTTTTTTTCCTGAAATCGCTAAGCTTCAGAGCGTTCAGGCGCTTTTTCTCGATCAGCATTTGCGGCAATTAACGAGGGGGAGCTTTTAATCAGTTGGTTATTGACGGCGGGTAACAACGGATGGTTGACGCGTTTGTTTCGTCACGTTTCAAATTAATGATTCCAGGCGTCGCTGCCAACTTGCAGGTACTCGCTTTCGAAGGCTGTGAGTATCTTGATCGACCCTATTTCATACAGGTACAACTCGTCAGCGAAAATCCTGCCCTGGATCTGGAGGCATTGCTCCATCAGCCGGTCTATCTGGATCTGGGCGAAACGGATCAAGGCCTGCACGGGCTGGTCTACGCCATCGGTCGCGATGCCGCGGGGGCCCGGCTCACCCGTTACCACCTTACGCTCGCCCCCCGCTTGGCGTGCCTGGCCCATCGCCTTGACCAGCGGATTTTCCAGCAGCGTAGCGTGCCGCAGATCATCGCCAGCGTGCTTGAACAACACGGCATCCTGGCAGATGCCTATGCCTTCGAGCTGGGCCCGGTGATTTATCCGCCTCGGCCCTTCTGCGTGCAGTATGCGGAGACTGATCTGCACTTCATTCAGCGACTGTGCGAGGAGGAGGGTATCCATTACCACTTTCGCCATAGTGCCGACAGTCATTTGCTGGTGTTTGGTGATGATCAAACGGTGTTTCAGCGCCTGCCGATGCAGCGATACTGCTCGACGATTGATCCGATGGCCGCAACCCACGGGGTAAAGCGCTTCGATATTCGCCTGGAAACCCGCAGTCGGCGAACGGTGCGCCGTGATCATGACTTCGAACACCCTTCACTGCGGCTGCAGGATGCCGCTGGCTGTGCACCTGGCGCAGCACATGAGGACTACCGTTACCCGGCAGGTTTCACGAGCCGTGCACGGGGGGCGCAATTGACACGTCGCAGTCTGGAGCGACATCAGTCCGACCATCATCGCGCGTCGGGCAGCAGTGACCAGCCCCTGTTGCGCAGTGGTCACTTTCTTGAATTGCAGGACCACCCGGATCCGACCTGCAATGACCTGTGGTTGCTCACCTCGGTGCGCCACGAAGGCTATCAGCCCCAGGTCCTGGAGGAATCGACAGGCGATACGGACAGCTTCGTGGGGTATCGCAACCGTTTCACTGCGACCCCATGGCGTGCCGTGCATCGGCCACCCCTCAAACATCCCAAGGCGCTCATTAACGGTAGCCAGACGGCGACGGTTACGGGGCCTGCGGGCGAGGAAGTGCACTGCGATGAATACGGTCGCGTGAAGGTGCGTTTTCATTGGGACCGGCTGGACAGGTCGGATGATAAAAGCAGCTGCTGGGTGAGGGTCGCAACCGGTTGGGCTGGTGCCGGGTTTGGCGCCATGATGATTCCCCGGGTGGGCATGGAGGTACTGGTGACCTTCCTGGAGGGTGACCCGGACCAGCCGGTGATCAATGGTTGCCTGCCCAATGCATTGCACATGCCGGCCTTTTCCCTGCCGCAGCACAAGACCCGTAGCGTTTTGCGCAGCTGCAGCGTTCCTGGTGGCGCGGGCAGTAACGAGCTGCACCTGGAAGATCGTCGTGGTGAGGAGCTGATCTACCTGCGCGCCCAGCGCGACCTGGAGCAGCACGTGGGCCATGACTGTCGGTTGGAAGTGCTCGGTGAGCGCAGTGAGATCATCCGAGGCTTGAGCACGGTTCATCTTAAGAGCGGTGAGCAGCGCCACATCGCGGGCGACCGCCGCATTGTGCTGAAGGCCAGCGATCACCTCGCCGTGCAAGGCGATAGCCACACTCAGGTGACCCAGGTGATGGTGATCGAAGCCGGTCAACAGATTCACCTGAAGGCGGGGGCCAGCCTTGTCATCGATGCGGGCGCCCAGTTGAGTTTCAAGGCGGGCGGCGAGCATTTGCAGATTCAGGCCGGCGGGATTTTCAGCAGCCGGCCCATCACTGTCGGTGGTTCGCCAGCCGTTGCAAGGTCGGCCAACCCTTTGTCTGTTGCGGGCCCGCCAGAGGTGTCGATGGTGCAGGGGCTTATCACGGATATGGCCGGCCAACTGGATGCGGATTTTTGCCCCTTATGCGAGCGCTGTCGCGAAGGTCAATGCGCCAGCACCGGGAGGGCCGCGTGATGCAGCACGAACCTTATCAATGGATGGCGCAGCAGCAACAGTCGGGGCGTCGTCTGTGCCTGATACTCGAAGCCAGCAACGAGCGCTGCCAGTCGCTCATGGCGGCTCGCGACCTCTCGCAATATTGTCCGCTCTATGGTGAAACCGCGGCAGCGGAACTGGCCAGCAAGGGCCCGGTGATCCTGCTATTGGAGCAGCCAGGGGAGCCTGCGCTAATCAATTTTCTGCGAGACCCAGAGGCAAATCGAGGGTGGCTGGGCAGTTTACCCAGCGATGACCTGGCCGTTGTGACCCGACATTGGCGTGAGCGCCTGCTGATCGGGCCGGAAGGCGAAAAGGCCCTGTACCGTTTCCACGACAACCGCACCCTGGCCCGCGCCCTGGCGTATCTGCCGGCAGAACAATGGCCAGTTTACCTGGGCCCGTTGACCAGCGTGTGCTATTGGCATGAGGGACGTTGGTGCAGCCACGACAACCCCGCGCCGGGTGCTTACCCGGTGCCCGATCCCGCGCCCTGGTTGCAGTTGCCCAATCCTCGAGCGTCGGCCATTCTCCAGGCCAATATCCTGCGCTACCTGCTGGCTGAACACAGTGAAGACCTGGCGGCCCTGGTGGAGTTTCACGACCCCAGGATCTGGTTGGCCCATGTGCTGGAACAGGCCCGTACCTGGCGATGGCGGTCGCCTGAGCAACTTGAATTCCTGGTGGTGCGCCGGCTGGAGGAGGCGACCCGGAGCAGTGTCATTCGCTGGCAGCCGCTGGAGGGCGAGACACCTGCACAGCATTTTGAACGGGTGCGGGAACAGTGGTTCACATAAGGGCTTGGGAATGCGTGGGTGGATGGGAAAAGTGTTGCTTGGCGTTGGGATGCTGTGGCTAACGGGGTGTGCGGGGAGGGCGGCGGATAGCTTTACGTTGGAGGTGGATTTGCCGGCGGGGTTTGACGCGTTAGGTGACGCTTCATACGCACCTGCATCAGGTGAACGCTGCAAGCTGCCTACAAGAAAGGGTAGGCGACCTGAGCTCAAAATATTCAAGGCTGCCAGGAAACCCGTCGCCAATAGGGTCAGTTTTGAGGTGCCATTAACGGAACAGGTAAATGGCTGCCCTCTCGTATTGCGCAGCCTCGTTTTCGTAATTAATGCCAGTTGGGGGCAGCGTTGGTCGGATATCGGAAGGGACTATGCCCTTATCTATTTTCACGATAGCTGGGAGCCTGGAATGCCTTTGATGCCTGAGACGGGAGTTCAAGAGCTTCCTGGGCAATGCCAATGGTTATTTCGTACCGCTGGCCCCAGACATGCCCTAATTAAAAGCCTTTGGTGCAAATCACTGGATGCTGCCGGAAAGCTTACGAGGGCGCGGCCTGGGGGGCATGTGCACCGTGACGGACTGTCCGGGAAAACGTTGAGGATGGTGTTGGCGTTCACGGAAGAGGAGCAACCCGCTTTTGGTGATAACTGGGTAAAAGTTGCCCGTGGCTGGAAACGCTGCAGGGGCGAAAGTGAGGAGGATTTGTTCGGGTTTTGTCGCGGCAATGTTTCCGATTTCAAGACGTTCAAAATGCCAGATGGGCGCTTATGCAGCGTTTATCCAACGTGTGATTGATAGGGAAAAGGTTGATGAAACAGGATGCATGGAAGCAGCAGTTTTTTAACGACAGGATGCCCGCTTGCCCATTACGCGGAGATTGGTTGTCTTTGGGGCTCGTTGATGAAACCGGGAGCGGCAAGGCCTACGGTGGTCTGCTTTATACTCTCCAGGACAGTGTTGGGCAACAATACAGGGGGCGGCTGGATGGGGATGGTTTTACCAGGCTGGAGGGTATCTATTGTGGCCCGGTAGTTCTCATGATGGATGAGCCTTATTCGGGAACAGAAATACCCTATATCACGCTTATGAAACGGCTTGACTACCCTTTGCCCATTACGGAGCTTCAAGTACGCGCGGAGCAAACTTTTTTTCTAAGCAGCGATGGTCAATGTGTCGACGGTAACCCGGCACGGCAAAAAGCAGACTGTTTTTATCAGGTGGAGGTAAGTGATTTGGTTCGATACAAAGCCCACTTACCTCCAACGTCGTCTGGGGCTCACCGGCCCACGCGCAATGCGCTCAAGATGATGGCGGACCTGGGGTTTGGTCCTGCTGAGTCCTTATTCAAAGGGGTGGTGCTATTCCCAAACCAATTTACGGTTTTGGAGGTGCGTCCTTTACGAGCGCTACGGCCAATTATTTCCACTGATGATCAGTTTTGTGCACTGAACCTTTACCAATTGGCGCTCATGGCCACATTGAGTTATTGCGAATTTGGTCAGGATCCCCCAACCGGAGCTGCGGATACGGTCACTTTTCCGCTGAACCCGAGCATAGGAAACGTGTTTGTAGAACAGTTGTCATGTTACCGGGAGGCTTGGAAGTTCGATTCAAGACAAGTACAGCGGTTTTATCCATTGTATGAAGACGTAGCCTACTCTCGTCGCTTTGAGATTCTGCCTTTCGATCCTGAATTATATGAGCGCAATCACCCGCCTGGTGAGCATCCGGAGCGTATACATTTTTTTAACGACGTTGAATCCGGAACTGGCACGCAAGCTTTTATCTGCCATCACGATGAGGTTGTACTCATAGCTGTCCGTGGCACTGCCAGTGGCGCGGACGCTTTACGCGACGCAGATGCTCATCAAGTCCCTTTCCTCGAAGGCGCAGGTAAAGCTCACCGAGGTTTTTACCAAGCATTCCAAGCCACGTTTCACTTTGTTCTGGATTACCTTTCGCGATATCACATCGGTCAACGTGTTGTCATCTGCGGCCACAGCCTGGGTGGCGCGATCGCCCTGCTGCTGGCTGAAGGGCTGCGCCGAATCCCGGACGCCCATTACAACCCACTCCTCTACACCTACGGCGCCCCCCGCGCCGCCGATTCCGAATTTATCTCCGGCGCCTCTGCCCTGGTTCACCATCGAATCGTCAACCATAACGACCCTGTCCCCAGTGTCCCGGCGCCGTGGATGAACACCACTGCCAAACTGTGGGTGCCGGGGGCTGTCACCTTGTTCAGTGCGCCCACCGCCGGCGGTTTGCTGTTCGCCGCCGGCCTGGTGCGCGTTGGTGGCAGTGCCTATCAGCACCATGGCGAACAGCAGCACTTCATGCCGATCACGCTCCCGGATGGCACGCATTCTTCAGTGCTGTGGAAACCTGGCTGTGAGTCGATCCAGGAGCTTGGCTGTACTCAAGCGTTGCGGTTGCACGGCGACATGCCCGACCGCGACAACCTGTTGAGGCAGCTCTTCCAGGCCAACCAGCATTTCATGACCGCCAGCTATATTCCTGCGGCCTGGGCGACATTGCGACGCTGGCAGCAAGCCCTGGATAGCCAGGGCCCTCTGGTTACCGCGAGGGAGTTCGAGTTGCTTGATCGCGCGCTCGAAGACATGCGCGAGCAACTGAGGGCAAAACGCCGCGAACTGGCCCGCATGCGCCCGGCCAACGACCGTAGCCATGAGCATAACGACGCCCTGAACGCAGAGATTGACCGTTTGCATACCAGTCGCGA harbors:
- a CDS encoding DUF4123 domain-containing protein, whose amino-acid sequence is MQHEPYQWMAQQQQSGRRLCLILEASNERCQSLMAARDLSQYCPLYGETAAAELASKGPVILLLEQPGEPALINFLRDPEANRGWLGSLPSDDLAVVTRHWRERLLIGPEGEKALYRFHDNRTLARALAYLPAEQWPVYLGPLTSVCYWHEGRWCSHDNPAPGAYPVPDPAPWLQLPNPRASAILQANILRYLLAEHSEDLAALVEFHDPRIWLAHVLEQARTWRWRSPEQLEFLVVRRLEEATRSSVIRWQPLEGETPAQHFERVREQWFT
- a CDS encoding lipase family protein, with the translated sequence MKQDAWKQQFFNDRMPACPLRGDWLSLGLVDETGSGKAYGGLLYTLQDSVGQQYRGRLDGDGFTRLEGIYCGPVVLMMDEPYSGTEIPYITLMKRLDYPLPITELQVRAEQTFFLSSDGQCVDGNPARQKADCFYQVEVSDLVRYKAHLPPTSSGAHRPTRNALKMMADLGFGPAESLFKGVVLFPNQFTVLEVRPLRALRPIISTDDQFCALNLYQLALMATLSYCEFGQDPPTGAADTVTFPLNPSIGNVFVEQLSCYREAWKFDSRQVQRFYPLYEDVAYSRRFEILPFDPELYERNHPPGEHPERIHFFNDVESGTGTQAFICHHDEVVLIAVRGTASGADALRDADAHQVPFLEGAGKAHRGFYQAFQATFHFVLDYLSRYHIGQRVVICGHSLGGAIALLLAEGLRRIPDAHYNPLLYTYGAPRAADSEFISGASALVHHRIVNHNDPVPSVPAPWMNTTAKLWVPGAVTLFSAPTAGGLLFAAGLVRVGGSAYQHHGEQQHFMPITLPDGTHSSVLWKPGCESIQELGCTQALRLHGDMPDRDNLLRQLFQANQHFMTASYIPAAWATLRRWQQALDSQGPLVTAREFELLDRALEDMREQLRAKRRELARMRPANDRSHEHNDALNAEIDRLHTSRERLASLRWRRLDGRDVYGSHAQGAHLQQGLKRWFTHRENRVLAQVASIPSPVHSDLGKAQVLDIDSIV
- a CDS encoding glycoside hydrolase family 15 protein — protein: MVDLKNEPQSAIDAHGIIGDMRSAALVNDQGSIDFFCWPEFDSPSIFCALLDSPEAGTFQLTPDLPNARREQIYLPDTNVLQTRWLSDAAVVEITDLLAVSEEVDDLPLLIRRVRVVSGTATFHLRCAVRHDYARAKTHAKAVDQGVLFNADGQPGLRLAGSHPLTLDEHVATASFTLAQDESAEFVLGGQDDPRVTNACTELYLERTLKFWRSWISQSNYRGRWREMVNRSALALKLLTSRKHGAIIAAATFGLPETPGGERNWDYRYTWIRDASFTVYAFMRLGFVEEANAYMRWLKGRVSDCCGQPTKINILYGIDGRQELPETTLDHLSGHGGAQPVRVGNEAFDQVQLDIYGELMDAVYLVNKYGEAISHEGWKHTVEVVDQVCEIWNQQDVGIWEMRGEQHHFLHSRLMCWVAVDRAIRLASKRSLPAPFARWDQTRQAIYADIWSNFWNEERGHFVQHIGSTALDGSMLLMPLVRFVAATDPRWLSTLEAIQKSLVRDGMVYRYRNDDSQIDGLQGTEGAFAACSFWYVECLARAGQVEKAHLEFEQLLRYANPLGLYAEEFDSQARHLGNTPQALSHLALISAATFLDRKLSGAKTVWQP
- a CDS encoding type VI secretion system tip protein VgrG, which translates into the protein MVDAFVSSRFKLMIPGVAANLQVLAFEGCEYLDRPYFIQVQLVSENPALDLEALLHQPVYLDLGETDQGLHGLVYAIGRDAAGARLTRYHLTLAPRLACLAHRLDQRIFQQRSVPQIIASVLEQHGILADAYAFELGPVIYPPRPFCVQYAETDLHFIQRLCEEEGIHYHFRHSADSHLLVFGDDQTVFQRLPMQRYCSTIDPMAATHGVKRFDIRLETRSRRTVRRDHDFEHPSLRLQDAAGCAPGAAHEDYRYPAGFTSRARGAQLTRRSLERHQSDHHRASGSSDQPLLRSGHFLELQDHPDPTCNDLWLLTSVRHEGYQPQVLEESTGDTDSFVGYRNRFTATPWRAVHRPPLKHPKALINGSQTATVTGPAGEEVHCDEYGRVKVRFHWDRLDRSDDKSSCWVRVATGWAGAGFGAMMIPRVGMEVLVTFLEGDPDQPVINGCLPNALHMPAFSLPQHKTRSVLRSCSVPGGAGSNELHLEDRRGEELIYLRAQRDLEQHVGHDCRLEVLGERSEIIRGLSTVHLKSGEQRHIAGDRRIVLKASDHLAVQGDSHTQVTQVMVIEAGQQIHLKAGASLVIDAGAQLSFKAGGEHLQIQAGGIFSSRPITVGGSPAVARSANPLSVAGPPEVSMVQGLITDMAGQLDADFCPLCERCREGQCASTGRAA
- a CDS encoding MFS transporter yields the protein MTAIPTSAPVVPGRLEQMSTRIAFFIAGFGIAAWAPLVPYAKARAQLNEGTLGLLLLCLGVGSILAMPVAGVLASRFGCRRVLTAGTIMICLALPMLATVSSIPLLMAGLFLFGAGLGTVDSTVNLQAVIVERASGKTMMSGFHGLFSLGGIVGAAGVSGLLGLGLSPLQATLVVIVIMVVALLKAAPHLLPYGSESSGPAFAIPHGVVLFIGCLCFIVFLAEGAVLDWSAVFLSAERGVDPAYAGLGYAAFALTMTAGRLTGDMIVRRLGATRVIVAGGTLAAAGVFLATLSPAWEMALLGYALVGAGCSNIVPVLYTAVGRQNVMPEHIAVPAITTLGYAGILAGPAVIGFIAHGSSVATAFLLIGGLLAAVAISGKILRV
- a CDS encoding glucose 1-dehydrogenase codes for the protein MQLSLDQQVALVTGASSGIGAGAAKALAEAGAAVVLNYNSQAAPAEALAAQINANGGQAIALAGDVSKEADVERLFAQTLDAFGHLDILVANSGLQKDANLVDMSLEDWNTVIGVNLTGQFLCARAAVRIFNRQGVREGVSRAAGKIIHMSSVHQVIPWAGHVNYAASKGGVEMLMRTLAQEVSEQRIRINGIAPGAIRTAINRAATEGAAEQELLKLIPYGRVGDVQDVANAVVWLASDASDYVVGSTLFIDGGMSLYPEFRGNG